In Piliocolobus tephrosceles isolate RC106 chromosome 4, ASM277652v3, whole genome shotgun sequence, the following are encoded in one genomic region:
- the MRPS30 gene encoding 39S ribosomal protein S30, mitochondrial, translated as MAAARCWRPMLRRLSLSLHTAADAAATATETTWQDVAATPVARYPPIVASMTADSKAARLRRIERWQATVHAAESVDEKLRILTKMQFMKYMVYPQTFALNADRWYQYFTKTVFLSGLPPPPAEPEPEPEPALDLAALRAVACDCLLQEHFYLGRKRRVHRYEESEVISLPFLDQLVATLVGLLGPHNPALAAAALDYRRPVHFYWVRGEEIIPRGHRKGRIDNLRYQIDDKPNNQIRISKQLAEFVPLDYSVPIEIPTIKCKPDKLPLFKRQYENRIFVGSKTADPCCYGHTQFHLLPDKLRRERLLRQNCADQIEVVFRANGIASLFAWTGAQAMYQGFWSEADVTRPFVSQAVITDGKYFSFFCYQLNTLALTTQADQNNPRKNICWGTQSKPLYETIEDNDVKGFNDDVLLQIVHFLLNRPKEEKAQLLEN; from the exons ATGGCGGCGGCCAGGTGTTGGAGGCCTATGCTCCGCCGTCTGAGCCTTTCATTGCACACCGCGGCTGATGCCGCCGCCACGGCTACAGAAACGACCTGGCAAGATGTCGCAGCGACCCCCGTCGCGCGGTATCCGCCGATTGTGGCCTCCATGACAGCCGACAGCAAGGCGGCACGGCTGCGGCGAATCGAACGCTGGCAGGCGACGGTGCACGCTGCGGAATCGGTAGACGAGAAGCTGCGAATTCTCACCAAGATGCAGTTTATGAAGTACATGGTTTACCCGCAGACCTTCGCGCTGAACGCTGACCGCTGGTACCAGTACTTCACCAAGACCGTGTTCCTGTCGGGTCTGCCGCCGCCCCCCGCGGAGCCCGAGCCCGAACCCGAACCCGCGCTGGACCTCGCGGCGCTGCGTGCCGTCGCCTGCGACTGCCTGCTGCAGGAGCACTTTTACCTGGGGCGTAAACGGCGCGTGCACCGTTACGAGGAGAGCGAGGTCATATCTTTGCCCTTCCTGGATCAGCTGGTGGCAACCCTCGTGGGCCTCCTCGGCCCACACAACCCGGCCCTGGCCGCCGCCGCCCTCG ATTATAGACGTCCAGTTCATTTTTACTGGGTGCGTGGTGAAGAAATTATTCCTCGTGGTCATCGAAAAGGTCGAATTGATAACTTGCGATACCAGATAGATGATAAACCAAACAACCAGATTCGAATATCCAAGCAACTCGCAGAG tttgtGCCATTGGATTATTCTGTTCCTATAGAAATCCCTACTATAAAATGTAAACCAGACAAACTTCCATTATTCAAACGGCAGTATGAAAACCGTATATTTGTTG GCTCAAAAACTGCAGATCCTTGCTGTTACGGTCACACCCAGTTTCATCTGTTACCTGACAAATTAAGAAGGGAAAGACTTTTGAGACAAAACTGTGCTGATCAGATAGAAGTTGTTTTTAGAGCTAATGGTATTGCAAGCCTTTTTGCTTGGACTGGAGCACAAGCTATGTATCAAG GATTCTGGAGTGAAGCAGATGTTACTCGAccttttgtctcccaggctgtgaTCACAGATGGaaaatacttttcctttttctgctaCCAGCTAAATACTTTGGCACTGACTACACAAGCCGATCAAAATAACCCTCGTAAAAATATATGTTGGGGTACACAAAGTAAGCCTCTTTATGAAACAATTGAGGATAATGATGTGAAAGGTTTTAATGATGATGTTCTACTTCAGATAGTTCACTTTCTACTGAAtagaccaaaagaagaaaaagcacagctgttggaaaactga